A window of the Bacillus sp. (in: firmicutes) genome harbors these coding sequences:
- the guaB gene encoding IMP dehydrogenase, with product MWESKFSKEGLTFDDVLLVPARSSVLPKDVVVKTALSETLKLNIPLISAGMDTVTEADMAISIARQGGLGIIHKNMPLEEQAEQVDKVKRSESGVITNPFYLTPDQLVSDAENLMGKYRISGVPIVNNEDELKLVGILTNRDLRFIQDYSIKISDVMTKENLVTAPVGTTLAQAEQILQKHKIEKLPLVDDNGILKGLITIKDIEKVIEYPNSAKDSHGRLLVGAAVGATVDALMRVEALVKAGVDVIVLDTAHGHSEGVLNKVREIRNAYPDLNIIAGNVATAEGTKALIEAGANVIKVGIGPGSICTTRVVAGVGVPQITAVYDCATEARKHGVPIIADGGIKYSGDIVKALAAGAHAVMLGSIFAGTTESPGETEIFQGRRFKVYRGMGSVGAMERGSKDRYFQEENQKFVPEGIEGRVPYKGPLADMIYQLVGGLRSGMGYCGTKDLDSLRENGQFIRMTGAGLRESHPHDVQITKESPNYSV from the coding sequence ATGTGGGAAAGTAAATTTAGTAAAGAAGGATTAACATTTGATGATGTCTTGTTAGTTCCAGCGCGTTCTTCGGTATTACCGAAAGATGTTGTTGTGAAGACAGCACTTTCAGAGACGTTGAAATTGAATATTCCCTTAATTAGTGCTGGTATGGATACAGTAACAGAAGCGGATATGGCAATTTCGATTGCTAGACAGGGTGGGCTCGGCATTATCCATAAAAATATGCCGCTTGAAGAGCAAGCTGAGCAGGTTGATAAAGTAAAACGTTCAGAAAGCGGTGTTATTACAAACCCATTTTATTTAACACCAGACCAGCTAGTTTCTGATGCCGAAAATTTAATGGGAAAATACCGTATTTCTGGTGTCCCAATTGTTAATAACGAAGATGAATTAAAGCTTGTTGGGATTTTAACGAATCGTGACTTACGCTTTATTCAAGATTACTCTATTAAAATCTCTGATGTAATGACGAAAGAAAACTTAGTAACGGCTCCGGTGGGTACAACACTTGCGCAAGCAGAACAAATACTCCAAAAACACAAAATTGAAAAATTACCGTTAGTGGATGATAACGGAATTTTAAAAGGATTAATCACAATCAAGGATATTGAAAAAGTAATCGAATATCCGAATTCAGCAAAAGACAGCCACGGTAGATTATTGGTTGGTGCAGCTGTTGGTGCAACTGTTGATGCGTTGATGCGTGTAGAAGCTTTAGTAAAAGCAGGCGTAGATGTTATTGTTCTTGATACAGCACATGGCCATTCTGAAGGTGTACTAAATAAAGTTCGTGAAATTAGAAATGCTTACCCAGACTTAAATATTATTGCTGGTAATGTTGCAACAGCTGAAGGCACAAAAGCTTTAATTGAAGCTGGTGCTAATGTTATTAAGGTTGGAATTGGTCCTGGTTCTATTTGTACAACCCGTGTTGTTGCAGGTGTTGGTGTGCCGCAAATTACAGCTGTATATGATTGTGCTACCGAAGCTAGAAAGCACGGTGTTCCAATTATCGCTGATGGTGGTATTAAGTATTCAGGTGATATTGTTAAGGCTCTTGCAGCTGGTGCACATGCTGTAATGCTAGGCAGTATTTTTGCAGGAACAACGGAAAGTCCAGGGGAAACGGAAATTTTCCAAGGGCGTCGTTTTAAGGTCTATCGTGGCATGGGCTCTGTTGGGGCAATGGAAAGAGGTAGCAAAGATCGTTATTTCCAAGAAGAAAATCAAAAATTTGTTCCAGAGGGAATTGAAGGACGTGTTCCATATAAAGGCCCTCTTGCCGATATGATATATCAATTAGTAGGTGGACTTCGTTCTGGTATGGGGTATTGTGGTACAAAAGACTTAGATTCTTTACGCGAAAATGGGCAATTTATTAGAATGACTGGTGCTGGCTTGCGTGAAAGTCATCCACATGATGTCCAAATTACGAAAGAATCACCAAACTATTCAGTGTAA
- a CDS encoding D-alanyl-D-alanine carboxypeptidase produces MKRFTRNKGFIYSLLTLFLLTTFLANFPTKAGAVELGLEAEAAILVDGNSGKILYELNPDMTLPPASMSKMMTEYLLLEAIHSKKVSWDQEVSITDYVYKVSQNTKLSNVPLRKDIKYTVRELYESMAIYSANGSAIALAETIAGSETNFVQMMNKKAQELGMEDAKFVNSTGLNNKDLYGMHPKGTGETDENMMSSRSVATLAYRLINDYPEVLETASIPFKKFTKGIDGEGISMLNWNAMLPNIPGYLQQFAYQGVDGIKTGSTELAGYCFTGTAKRNGMRLISVVMRTKSQYARFEETKKLFDYGFSNFAEKELFPANYQMEKQDVLKVEKGKEKNVQIATKEALKTVVKSNEEELYQPKLVLDKKALTKDGTLVAPVKKGQKVGYLTYEYKGENNYGYLVNDGGVHEKVAVVAQADVEKANWFSLTLRAIGGFFADIWSSVAGGIKGLF; encoded by the coding sequence TTGAAAAGATTTACGAGAAATAAAGGCTTCATATATAGTTTGCTAACACTCTTTTTATTAACGACCTTTTTAGCGAATTTTCCTACTAAAGCGGGTGCAGTAGAATTAGGACTTGAAGCAGAGGCTGCTATTTTAGTTGATGGTAACTCTGGGAAAATATTGTATGAATTAAACCCCGATATGACGTTACCCCCGGCAAGTATGTCAAAAATGATGACAGAATATTTATTGTTAGAGGCTATTCATAGTAAGAAGGTTAGCTGGGACCAAGAAGTATCAATTACTGATTATGTATACAAAGTCTCACAAAATACAAAACTATCAAATGTTCCACTAAGAAAAGATATAAAATACACAGTAAGAGAGCTTTATGAGTCGATGGCCATCTATTCGGCAAACGGGTCTGCAATTGCTCTTGCTGAAACAATCGCTGGCTCGGAAACGAATTTTGTGCAAATGATGAATAAAAAAGCGCAAGAGCTAGGAATGGAAGATGCGAAGTTTGTCAATTCGACAGGTTTAAATAATAAGGACTTATATGGCATGCATCCGAAGGGTACAGGCGAAACAGATGAGAATATGATGTCATCACGCTCTGTTGCCACACTTGCTTACCGGTTAATTAATGATTATCCAGAAGTGTTGGAAACAGCGAGCATTCCTTTTAAGAAGTTTACAAAAGGAATTGATGGCGAAGGCATTAGCATGTTGAACTGGAATGCAATGTTACCTAATATTCCAGGATATTTACAGCAATTTGCTTATCAAGGTGTTGACGGCATTAAGACAGGATCAACGGAGTTAGCTGGCTATTGCTTTACAGGAACAGCAAAACGTAATGGCATGAGACTTATTAGTGTTGTTATGCGGACAAAATCGCAATATGCTAGGTTTGAAGAAACGAAAAAACTATTTGATTATGGATTTAGCAATTTTGCAGAAAAAGAATTATTCCCTGCAAACTATCAAATGGAAAAACAAGATGTTTTAAAAGTTGAAAAAGGAAAAGAAAAAAATGTGCAAATTGCTACAAAGGAAGCGTTGAAAACAGTCGTAAAATCAAATGAAGAAGAGCTTTATCAACCGAAGCTAGTTCTAGATAAAAAAGCTCTTACAAAAGATGGTACATTAGTTGCCCCCGTTAAAAAAGGCCAAAAGGTTGGCTACTTAACATATGAATATAAGGGTGAAAATAATTATGGCTATTTAGTTAATGATGGTGGGGTTCATGAAAAAGTAGCAGTTGTAGCCCAAGCAGATGTAGAAAAAGCAAATTGGTTTTCACTAACATTGCGGGCAATAGGTGGTTTTTTTGCTGATATTTGGTCAAGTGTTGCCGGTGGTATAAAAGGTTTATTTTAG
- the pdxS gene encoding pyridoxal 5'-phosphate synthase lyase subunit PdxS gives MSQNIGTERVKRGMAEMQKGGVIMDVVNAEQAKIAEAAGAVAVMALERVPADIRAAGGVARMADPTIVEEVMGAVSIPVMAKARIGHIVEARVLEAMGVDYIDESEVLTPADEVYHINKREYTVPFVCGCRDLGEALRRIGEGASMLRTKGEPGTGNIVEAVRHMRMVQSQIRQVAAMSEDELMTFAKNIQAPFELVLQIKREGKLPVVNFAAGGVATPADAALMMQLGADGVFVGSGIFKSDNPEKFARAIVEATTHYQDYKLIAELSKDLGTAMKGIEISSLQPSERMQERGW, from the coding sequence ATGTCACAAAATATTGGAACAGAACGAGTAAAACGCGGAATGGCTGAAATGCAAAAAGGCGGCGTTATAATGGACGTTGTTAATGCAGAACAAGCTAAAATTGCCGAAGCTGCAGGGGCTGTAGCTGTAATGGCGCTTGAGCGTGTACCAGCAGATATTCGCGCAGCGGGCGGAGTTGCTCGTATGGCTGACCCAACGATTGTTGAAGAGGTAATGGGAGCTGTGTCAATTCCTGTTATGGCAAAGGCTCGTATCGGCCATATTGTCGAAGCGCGTGTTTTAGAGGCGATGGGAGTAGACTATATTGATGAAAGTGAAGTTTTAACACCTGCTGATGAGGTGTATCATATTAATAAGCGTGAATATACAGTACCATTTGTATGTGGCTGCCGTGACTTAGGAGAAGCATTACGACGTATTGGTGAAGGTGCTTCAATGCTTCGTACAAAGGGTGAGCCTGGAACTGGTAACATTGTTGAGGCTGTTCGTCATATGCGTATGGTGCAATCACAAATTCGCCAAGTTGCGGCAATGTCAGAAGATGAGTTAATGACATTTGCTAAGAATATTCAAGCGCCATTTGAATTAGTTCTACAAATTAAGCGCGAAGGAAAACTTCCTGTTGTAAACTTTGCTGCTGGTGGTGTAGCAACACCTGCTGACGCTGCGTTAATGATGCAATTAGGAGCAGACGGCGTATTCGTTGGTTCAGGAATCTTTAAATCTGATAATCCTGAGAAGTTTGCTCGTGCAATTGTTGAAGCAACAACACATTATCAAGATTATAAATTGATTGCGGAGCTTTCAAAAGATTTAGGGACAGCTATGAAAGGTATCGAAATTTCATCATTACAACCAAGCGAACGCATGCAAGAACGTGGTTGGTAA